One genomic window of Cannabis sativa cultivar Pink pepper isolate KNU-18-1 chromosome 2, ASM2916894v1, whole genome shotgun sequence includes the following:
- the LOC115720756 gene encoding uncharacterized protein LOC115720756: MEMVRRASHAGSWYSDDPKKLGEELEGWLRESGVTKSPQVRGVIAPHAGYSYSGRAASYAFGNIDPTNITRVFLLGPSHHYYTLKCALSMASVYKTPIGDLPIDLEVIHELKATNKFERMSIHADEAEHSMEMHLPYLAKVFEGHTIKVVPILVGAVKAENEAMYGALLAKYVDDPQNFFSVSSDFCHWGSQFGYTHYEKKHGPVYKSIEVLDKMAMDIIEIGDPDTFQNYLLEYGNTICGRHPISIFLHMLRGCSTKIKINFLRYEQSSLCKSMRDNSVSYASAVAKI, encoded by the coding sequence ATGGAAATGGTAAGAAGGGCATCGCATGCCGGCTCTTGGTATAGCGATGATCCAAAAAAGTTAGGGGAAGAACTAGAAGGTTGGCTGAGAGAATCTGGGGTAACTAAATCTCCTCAAGTACGGGGTGTTATTGCACCACATGCTGGGTATTCCTATTCGGGTCGTGCTGCTAGCTACGCATTTGGAAATATTGATCCGACAAACATTACTCGTGTGTTCCTTCTTGGTCCATCTCATCACTATTACACTTTGAAATGTGCTCTTTCAATGGCTTCAGTTTACAAGACGCCAATTGGGGACTTACCTATTGATTTAGAAGTTATTCATGAGCTTAAGGCTACTAATAAATTTGAACGAATGAGTATTCATGCTGATGAGGCTGAGCATAGCATGGAAATGCATTTGCCTTATCTTGCCAAAGTTTTTGAGGGGCACACTATCAAGGTGGTACCAATTCTTGTAGGAGCTGTTAAAGCAGAAAATGAAGCTATGTATGGAGCGTTGCTTGCAAAATATGTGGATGATCCCCAAAATTTCTTTTCTGTATCTTCAGATTTTTGTCACTGGGGCTCTCAATTCGGTTACACTCATTATGAGAAAAAACATGGGCCTGTATACAAATCCATTGAGGTTTTGGACAAAATGGCAATGGATATAATTGAAATAGGCGATCCAGAtacatttcaaaattatttGTTGGAGTATGGCAATACCATATGTGGAAGACATCCGATTAGTATTTTTCTTCATATGCTAAGAGGTTGCTCAACAAAGATAAAGATCAATTTTCTTCGATATGAGCAGTCAAGCCTATGCAAGAGTATGAGAGACAACAGTGTAAGTTATGCATCAGCAGTTGCAAAAATTTGA